The following proteins are co-located in the Cyprinus carpio isolate SPL01 chromosome B19, ASM1834038v1, whole genome shotgun sequence genome:
- the LOC109111888 gene encoding C3a anaphylatoxin chemotactic receptor-like, with translation MTSNTTLLHHSHPLVNTKVGTEDTVNKFSIVFLTIIVFFGTFGNSVVIWMASFRMKPNVTNVWLVNLAVADLIFCLSRVTSLIKLIFYDHWAFGLFLCKFTGFFKYANMFCSVFLLAVISVDRALCIWRPVLTRERRTLCAARVVSVGVWIVAVTFSSPYFVYRQVFPYKNNVSQCSLKEKGAEAGDNSAKYIYYFIRFICGFLLPFLVILICYILAAVGIRRTRLSGKSRPLRILAVLVCAFFLCWAPYHFLGLVKLVDKNNKAVKEGWTMASHLAYFNSCVNPVLYFCMGLDVSRRCNQSLSGIFHRALMEEDQSLSQQGTREESCDSVPNIADTECESKV, from the exons ATGACCTCCAACACAACTCTTCTTCATCACTCCCATCCCCTTGTGAACACTAAGGTGGGCACTGAAGACACTGTGAATAAGTTCAGCATTGTCTTCCTGACCATCATTGTTTTCTTTGGCACCTTTGGGAACTCTGTGGTCATCTGGATGGCCAGCTTCCGTATGAAGCCCAATGTCACTAATGTATGGCTGGTCAATCTCGCTGTAGCGGACCTGATCTTCTGCCTGTCACGAGTCACTTCTCTCATCAAACTCATTTTCTATGACCACTGGGCTTTTGGACTCTTTCTCTGCAAGTTCACTGGTTTTTTCAAGTATGCCAACATGTTCTGCAGTGTTTTTCTTCTGGCTGTCATCAGTGTGGATCGAGCGCTCTGCATCTGGCGTCCAGTGCTCACCAGAGAACGGCGGACGTTATGTGCCGCTCGTGTGGTCAGTGTGGGAGTTTGGATTGTGGCAGTGACTTTTAGTTCACCATACTTTGTGTACCGTCAAGTCTTTCCTTACAAGAACAACGTGAGCCAATGCTCGCTGAAG GAGAAAGGAGCAGAAGCAGGTGACAATTCAGCAAAGTATATCTACTACTTCATTCGTTTCATCTGTGGATTCTTGTTGCCCTTCCTGGTCATCCTTATCTGTTACATACTAGCTGCTGTTGGGATACGCAGAACGCGACTCTCTGGAAAATCGAGGCCTCTTCGAATTCTTGCTGTACTGGTCTGTGCCTTTTTCTTATGTTGGGCTCCATACCACTTTCTAGGGCTGGTCAAGTTGGTGGACAAAAACAACAAGGCAGTAAAAGAAGGATGGACTATGGCTTCACACTTAGCCTATTTCAACAGTTGCGTGAACCCGGTTCTGTATTTCTGCATGGGACTGGATGTTAGTCGACGCTGCAACCAAAGTCTGTCTGGGATTTTTCACAGAGCACTTATGGAGGAAGACCAAAGTCTCTCACAGCAAGGCACTAGAGAAGAAAGCTGTGATTCCGTTCCAAATATTGCAGATACTGAGTGTGAATCTAaagtttaa
- the LOC109111887 gene encoding C3a anaphylatoxin chemotactic receptor-like, translating into MTTNTTLLHGIQSEVSNHHANTTVDTEDIVNNINIVFLIIIIFLGTTGNSLVIWVAGFLMKPSVTNIWLINLAVADLIFCLTRVTSLIRDFFYDHWHFGVFLCKFTGFFKYANMFCSVFLLAVISVDRALCVCHPVFTRERRTLCAARVVSVGVWIVAVIFSSPYFVFREVFPGKNNLSHCSVKDKGAEAGGNSAKYVYYFIRFICGFLLPFLVILICYILAAVGIRRTRLSGKSRPLRILAVLVCAFFLCWAPYHFLWLVKLVKKNNETIKVALIMASKLAYFNSCINPVLYFCMGLDVSQHCNQSLSGIFRRAFMEEGQSLSQEGYGEESSIPKTADTDCVTVV; encoded by the exons ATGACCACAAATACAACTCTTCTCCATGGCATCCAATCTGAGGTCTCAAATCACCATGCAAACACTACAGTGGACACTGAAGACATTGTGAATAATATCAACATTgtcttcctcatcatcatcattttcttAGGCACCACCGGGAACTCTTTGGTCATCTGGGTGGCTGGCTTCCTTATGAAGCCCAGTGTCACTAATATATGGCTGATTAATCTCGCTGTAGCGGACCTGATCTTCTGCCTGACAAGAGTCACTTCACTCATCAGAGATTTTTTCTATGACCACTGGCATTTTGGAGTTTTTCTCTGCAAGTTCACTGGCTTCTTTAAGTATGCCAACATGTTCTGCAGTGTTTTTCTTCTGGCTGTCATCAGTGTGGATCGAGCGCTCTGCGTTTGCCATCCAGTGTTCACCAGAGAACGACGGACGTTATGTGCTGCTCGTGTGGTCAGTGTGGGAGTTTGGATTGTGGCGGTGATTTTTAGTTCACCGTACTTTGTGTTTCGGGAAGTCTTTCCCGGGAAGAACAATTTGAGCCACTGCTCAGTGAAG gACAAAGGAGCAGAAGCAGGTGGCAATTCAGCAAAGTATGTCTACTACTTCATTCGTTTCATCTGTGGATTCTTGTTGCCCTTCCTGGTCATCCTTATCTGTTACATACTAGCTGCTGTTGGGATACGCAGAACGCGACTCTCTGGAAAATCGAGGCCTCTTCGGATTCTTGCTGTACTGGTCTGTGCCTTTTTCTTATGTTGGGCTCCATACCACTTTCTATGGCTGGTCAAGTTGGTGAAAAAAAACAACGAAACTATAAAAGTGGCACTGATTATGGCTTCAAAGTTGGCCTATTTCAACAGCTGCATTAATCCAGTTCTTTATTTCTGCATGGGACTGGATGTTAGTCAACACTGCAACCAAAGTTTGTCTGGGATTTTTCGTAGAGCATTTATGGAGGAAGGCCAAAGTCTTTCACAGGAAGGCTATGGGGAAGAAAGTTCCATTCCAAAGACTGCAGATACTGATTGTGTTACTGTAGTTTAA